The Nocardia terpenica nucleotide sequence CGAGTCCGTGCAGCTTGTACAGCACGCTATGCTCGCCGCCGAGGCTGAGGAAGGCGCCGGTGGAGCGAAGCAGCTCGTAGAGCAGGCTGCTACCTCCTCGTGACGAGGCCGCAATGACGACGACACGACGGAAGGCAGGCAGGCCGTGGCGCCCCTCTCGGCCGAGCGGGAAGCGGGCCCGGACTCCGCGGCAGAAGGCGGTGTGGTCGTTGGTCAGGGCGGTGTGGGCTGTAGCGATGGAGAGGGACACGCTTTCACTCCAACCACACGGGCAGGCTCGCGAGCCCTCGAATACTCGCGGTCTTCCGGCGTACCGGATGTGCAGCCAACCTCATATTTGGTTGCTCCACCAAGAACGCCTTGAGCACGGCGGAACCCAATTCGATTGAGAGATTGGCCCCCAGGCACGCATGGGGGCCGCGTCCGAAACCGAGGTGTGGGTTCGGTGTTCGCAACAGATTCATCTGATCCGGCTCGGCGAATACGGTCGGGTCGCGGTTGGCCGCCCCGATCAGCGCGATCACGTCCGCACCGCGGGGCACGTCGACGCCGGACAGCTCCAGGTCTTCGACCGTGAGCCGTTTCGATACCTGTACCGGACTGTCGTACCGAATCATCTCCTCGATCGCAGTAATACGGGCTGCCTTGGACTCCAGCAGCCGTTCCCGATGCTCTTCGAACATTTCGCGTTCGACCAGCAGGTGCAGGAGGAGATTCTCGATGAGTCCGCTGACCGAGGAGTAACCCGCGTGCAGAACCACCCGCACCGAATTGGCGACGACATCGCGCGTGTAGGTGGTGGCGACTCCGAGCAGAGTGCCGAAGAAGACGGAGTCCCGGTGCTCGTCCAGCCAGGAGTCGGTGAGTTCGGATAGTTCGCGCTTTGCGGAGAGACTAGGCTCCAGCGCATCGGGGCGGAACCCGTAGTCCATTCCGAAGACCATCCGATCGCTCACCTCGGCGAACCAATCCGGATCCGGCTGCCGGGCACCGAGCACACCGCACATCACCCACAGGCACAACGGCTTGGAGAACTCCGTGATCAGATCGACCGGTCGATCGGCGTGCCGCGCGAAGAAGAGGGCTTTGGCGACCACTTCGGTGAGTCCGCCGGTAGTTGCGGACAAGGCGGAGAACCCGGCATGTATCGCTTCCGCAGTCGCCTTCCGCAGCGCGGTGTTCTCCGGCGGATCGATGAGCTGAATGCTCTTGCGAATGGCCGGGAAATCTCGGCCCAGCCGCGCCGGATCCGTGGCGAAATCGTCCGTGGTTCGAAGTACCGCGGCACAGTCGGCATAGCTGAACAACAGGTACGCGCCGAGATTGTCGTCTCGAAGTACAGGCTCGTTGTGACGCAACCGAGAATAGAAGACGTAGGGGTCGTCAATCCATTCCGGCGACAACGGATCGAATTTCAAGGATTTCCCCGTTCGTCGGACTTTAGCGCGGCTGGTGCCGCCCGACGCCGCCGGGCGGCACCAGTTGTACTCAAGCTCAGTGACCGTACTCCACTTCTGCTCACCTCCTTTTCGAGATCCAACTTCCGCACACAAATGCAGCGTGTGCAGTCAGGTGTCAGTAAGAAGTTGCAAGGCGAAGGTCGCCACGCTATGCAATGCATCCCCCTTGCAGATCTGGCCCCAAAGACATTATCGAACTGAAGCTGAGCTTGCGACCCGGTAGTTCGATGTATGGGGCTCCACTATGCGGCGTCCGATAGTTCTTGTCAAGTGGAAGAACTCCATCTCCTAAGTCCTTCGAGAATGTCCGAACTTAGCTATGGCTTTGCGGGGGTGAAATGATCTTAGAACGTGTCACGAGGCCACAAGCTGAGTGGTGCTTCGATCTGCTTGACAAGCGCCGTTATGGCACCACATAGTGGAGACGGACATACGTCCGCTTGATCCGGGGGTACGTTGCATTGCGTGATCTCACGAAATACGAAATATCACATCTGAGGGTCCTGGAGTCGGAATCGGTACACGTGATTCGCGAAGCTGTCGCCACGCTGCATCATCCTGTGATGCTGTTCTCCGGAGGCAAAGACTCCACAGTAATGTTGCGCCTCGCTGAGAAAGCATTCTGGCCGGCACCTGTACCATTTCCCGCAATGCACATCGATACCGGTCACAACTTCGACGAAGTCATAGAATTCCGCAACAGAGTGATTGCTAATTCGAGTATGCGATTGATAGTTGCGAAGGTGCAGGACGATATCGATGCTGGCCGGGTAGTCGATGAGGCCGGTGTTGGCGCCTCTCGCAACCGGCTGCAGAGCGCAACTCTGCTGCGTTCCATCCGGGCGGGTGGTTTTGATGCCGTATTCGGCGGTGCGCGGCGGGACGAGGAGAAGTCGCGAGCCAAAGAACGCATCTTTTCGCTCCGAAACAAGTTCGGCGCGTGGAACCCACACGATCAACGCCCGGAACTGTGGAGCCTGTACAACGGTAGGCATGCCGAGGGCGAGCACGTCCGGGTATTCCCGTTGAGCAACTGGACCGAACTCGACATTTGGCAATACATCGAGTCGGAATCCATCCCATTACCCAGCATCTACTTCGCTCATTGTCGGGAGGTAGTGCCCAGAAATGGAGTGCTGCTGGCGAAGACACGTTTTCTGGCGATGGCACCGGGCGAGATCTCGTACCGGGATTCGGTACGTTTCCGGACGGTCGGGGATGCCACCTGCACAGGATGCATTCCGAGCCGAGCCGACACCGTGAAAAAAGTGATAGCGGAGCTTGCGGTGACCCGCTCGACCGAGCGCGGAGCGACGCGAGCCGACGATCGGATCTCAGAGACGGGAATGGAAGACCGCAAGCGAGAGGGCTACTTCTGATGGGGGAGATCCAATGACCCGGCCCCGGGAGCTGCTGCGACTCGCGACCGCCGGTAGTGTTGACGACGGAAAATCGACTCTCATCGGCCGCCTTTTGTACGACTCCGAGTCGATCCCCGAGGACCAACTCGACGCGGTGGAGCGTGCCAGCAACCAGCGGGGTGACAGATACACGAACCTGGCGCTGTTGACCGATGGATTACGGGCCGAACGCGAACAGGGCATCACCATCGATGTCGCATTCCGGTTCTTTGCCACGGCCCAGCGCAAGTTCATTATCGCCGACACCCCAGGACATAGGCAGTACACCCGCAACCTGGTGACCGGCGCGTCCACTGCGGATCTGGTGTTGATCCTGTTGGATGCTCGCAAAGGCGTACTGGATCAGACCAGACAGCATGCCTTCTTGGCCGCCCTCCTAGAAATTCCGCACCTGGTGTTGTGTGTCAACAAGATGGATCTTGTGGATTGGTCGCAGGAACGATTTGAGGAGATCCGTGCCGAATTCGGCTCCTTCGCATCCAAACTTGACGTCCACGATCTGACCTTCGTCCCGGTGTCTGCCTTGTTCGGCGACAACGTCGTCGATCGTTCGAAGCATATGCGGTGGTATCAGGGCGTTTCGCTGCTGCGCCATCTTGAGGACGTGCATATCGCCTCGAATCGCAACCTGATAGACGCTAGACTGCCGGTGCAGTATGTCCTCGACCCGCAGTCCGGTGACCGCGTCGGTCATCGCAGCTATGCCGGCACCGTCGCCGGGGGCACGTTCCGCCCCGGTGACGAGATCGTCGCATTACCCGGTGGGGTGATCTCGAGGATTGAACAGATCTGGGGTCCGGGCGGCGAAAAGATGACAGAGGCCTTTCCCCCGATGGCGGTATCGGTATCGTTGACCGACGACATCGACCTGGCACGTGGCGACATGCTGGCACGGCTGAGAAACCGCCCCTTCGTCGGTTGCGAGATCGATGCCAACGTGTGTTGGCTCGCCGACAACTCCGAATTACGCTCGTCGAGCCGATACCTCATTGCCACGAGTACCGGTGATTCCCCGGCGGAGGTGACGAGCCTACATTATCGATTCGACGTGCGCACTCTGCATCGTGACGAGGACGCAGAATCATTGCGGTGCAATGAGATAGGCCGCGTGACAGTGCGGGCCCACGCCCCGCTGGTCTTCGACAGCTACCGACGCAACCGAAATACCGGTAGTTTCATACTGATCGATCCGGCTACCCAACGCACCGTTGCCGCCGGCATGATCAATGGCCCGGTTTCGCGATCGAGCAATGTGGTCTGGCACAACTCCGGCGTCGGACGGGAGCAACGTAACCACAACGGCGTGACCGTATGGCTGACCGGACTTTCGGCATCGGGGAAGTCGATGATC carries:
- a CDS encoding bifunctional sulfate adenylyltransferase subunit 1/adenylylsulfate kinase, producing the protein MTRPRELLRLATAGSVDDGKSTLIGRLLYDSESIPEDQLDAVERASNQRGDRYTNLALLTDGLRAEREQGITIDVAFRFFATAQRKFIIADTPGHRQYTRNLVTGASTADLVLILLDARKGVLDQTRQHAFLAALLEIPHLVLCVNKMDLVDWSQERFEEIRAEFGSFASKLDVHDLTFVPVSALFGDNVVDRSKHMRWYQGVSLLRHLEDVHIASNRNLIDARLPVQYVLDPQSGDRVGHRSYAGTVAGGTFRPGDEIVALPGGVISRIEQIWGPGGEKMTEAFPPMAVSVSLTDDIDLARGDMLARLRNRPFVGCEIDANVCWLADNSELRSSSRYLIATSTGDSPAEVTSLHYRFDVRTLHRDEDAESLRCNEIGRVTVRAHAPLVFDSYRRNRNTGSFILIDPATQRTVAAGMINGPVSRSSNVVWHNSGVGREQRNHNGVTVWLTGLSASGKSMIAVELERRLIAAGRPAYLLDGDNLRHGLNSDLGFGQDDRRENVRRVAEVAALLVPCHATFGR
- the cysD gene encoding sulfate adenylyltransferase subunit CysD, encoding MIRGYVALRDLTKYEISHLRVLESESVHVIREAVATLHHPVMLFSGGKDSTVMLRLAEKAFWPAPVPFPAMHIDTGHNFDEVIEFRNRVIANSSMRLIVAKVQDDIDAGRVVDEAGVGASRNRLQSATLLRSIRAGGFDAVFGGARRDEEKSRAKERIFSLRNKFGAWNPHDQRPELWSLYNGRHAEGEHVRVFPLSNWTELDIWQYIESESIPLPSIYFAHCREVVPRNGVLLAKTRFLAMAPGEISYRDSVRFRTVGDATCTGCIPSRADTVKKVIAELAVTRSTERGATRADDRISETGMEDRKREGYF
- a CDS encoding cytochrome P450, with translation MCAEVGSRKGGEQKWSTVTELEYNWCRPAASGGTSRAKVRRTGKSLKFDPLSPEWIDDPYVFYSRLRHNEPVLRDDNLGAYLLFSYADCAAVLRTTDDFATDPARLGRDFPAIRKSIQLIDPPENTALRKATAEAIHAGFSALSATTGGLTEVVAKALFFARHADRPVDLITEFSKPLCLWVMCGVLGARQPDPDWFAEVSDRMVFGMDYGFRPDALEPSLSAKRELSELTDSWLDEHRDSVFFGTLLGVATTYTRDVVANSVRVVLHAGYSSVSGLIENLLLHLLVEREMFEEHRERLLESKAARITAIEEMIRYDSPVQVSKRLTVEDLELSGVDVPRGADVIALIGAANRDPTVFAEPDQMNLLRTPNPHLGFGRGPHACLGANLSIELGSAVLKAFLVEQPNMRLAAHPVRRKTASIRGLASLPVWLE